The stretch of DNA AGGCCCAGTTTGATTTTAAAGAATCAATCGAGCTGCCGTTTTTATCGGGCCCGGTGATTGCGCACTTACATTTTGGCACTTTGCCGTTCTCTAACGCTTGCGTCATCAAGGGCTTTCCCCACAAGACGTATGAATGTTTCATAGATGGTGTCCATTCATTTTTTGAAAAAATTGGTGGTCAAACAAAAAATATTCGAATCGACAACTTAAGTCCATGCGTGAAACGGGTGAGAAAAGATGGGGGCCGTGACTACACGGATGCATTTAATAGGGCGATCAAATATTACAATTTTGGCGTTCTTCCCTGCTCTCCAGGGCGAGGCAATGAAAAAGGTGATGTTGAGCGCGACATTCAAACCTGGTCGAGAAGGTTTAGGAATCACATAAATGTTCATGGGATCAGGTTCCGAGATTTTTCGCACCTCAACGCCGAACTCGAAGCCTTCGGCGAACAGGAGCAAAGCGAAATAGTAACTGAACTACTGAAAACAGAGTGTGGTCAGTTGAAATCGCTGTTGCCGCGAGACGAGGACGTGCTTTGCCGTGTGGAAAAGACTCGTGCGTCGCCGCACGGCACTGTTCGCGTCGCAAAGACCACGTACTCAGTTGCGGATGCATGGATCGGATTAGAGTGCCGAGTCGTGGCGGGTGCTTTTGAGACACGAATCACGCGCAAAGGCAGCGATGTCGTCGTTGTCCATCCGCGGATGTCCGAGGGTGAGCACAGCATAAAGCTTGAGCATATTTTAAAAAGCCTTCTCCGCAAGCCACAAGCGATGATCCGATGGCACCACCGAGAAATTTTGTTCCCAGAGAAGATATTCAGGGATCTTTACCGTCGGCTTAAAAGCCAAGAGACCCATCCTGGGGAATCCGAACGCGAATTTTTACGCATAATGAATCTAGTCCATCACACGCCATTAAGCGAGATCCAATGTGCGCTAGAGATTGTTCTTGGCCAGTCCGTTGGCGTGATGAGCATCTTCATGGAAGTCAAAGACCTGCTTCTTGTAGAGCGCAGGCCCGAGACATTGGTAATCGATCTCAGCGCACGGTTTGGCCAAACCCCGATAAGTCCGAATTTAAAAGATTATGACCAACTCATCCCCAGCCAACAAGGAGTAACTCGATGACAAATGAAGAACTCAGCAAAGGCCTAAAACAGCTGAATTTGCCGACCATGGCCGAAGGCTATAGCGCAGCCTCGCGAGCCGCGGAAAAGGGTAGATTGACCTATGAGCAATATCTGGCGGGCCTTGTCGATGAGGAGCTTAACAGCAAGTGCGAACTGCGAATTAAGCGGTTAAGTAAAGAGGCCAAACTTCCTCTGGAGAAGCGGATCGAACACTTCGATTTTACCCAAAGAGAAGGCATCACCGAAGGCGAATTTAAACGTCTCGCAAAAGGCGATTTCGTTCGAGACGGATCCAACATCGTATTTTATGGCGGATTTGGGGTCGGAAAAACGCATCTAGGAATCGCGCTCATCAAGGAGCTGGTAAAAAAGAATGTGCGCTGCCTGTTTGTCTCAACTCACAGCCTGATTGAGCAGATGCTGGAGGCAAAAAAAGATCTCATGCTGCAACATCTATTCAAACGCCTCGACAGGTACGACCTTCTGGTTTTCGATGAGCTTGGATATATTGCCCAAACCCAAGATGGCGCGGATCTGTTCTTCCAGCTTTTATCGCTAAGAGCAGAGCGAAAAAGCGTTTTGATTACCACCAATCTCACATTCTCCGAATGGGATAGGGTGTTTATAAATCCATTAAACACAGCAGCTGCCATCGATCGAATCATCCATAAATGCGAAACCTTCAACATCAAGGGTCCGAGCTGGAGAGCTGAAGAGGCAAAAAAAAGAACAAAAATAAAATCAACTTTGACGGAAAAGAAAATACAGACCCCCATCAAAACGTCATCCTGACCTGAGGGACTCTGTCCCTCAGGCACCCTGTTACCCCCGATCATCGTGATCGGGGGTCCCTTCGTGAAGCAGAACCAAGCATCTCTTGAAAAAAATAAAAACCTGGAAACAAGTTTGACAGCCAAACAAGATGTAGATACATCTGCGTCACCAACTGGCCAAATTTAATTTGCGCCGAACAAAAAAAGTGGCCAAAATTGATTGTCGCCTACTTAGAGGAAAGGGAGGTATCGGGAATATTGTTGAAAACCGCTCTATGATTGAAGAGGATCTTTGCACATAAATAAGACGAGCAATTTTGTCCTGAACTGGCCCCTTCAGTAATCTCAGACAAGAGGAAGGTGACAAGGGCTGCGCTCGC from Bdellovibrionales bacterium encodes:
- a CDS encoding ATP-binding protein, with the protein product MTNEELSKGLKQLNLPTMAEGYSAASRAAEKGRLTYEQYLAGLVDEELNSKCELRIKRLSKEAKLPLEKRIEHFDFTQREGITEGEFKRLAKGDFVRDGSNIVFYGGFGVGKTHLGIALIKELVKKNVRCLFVSTHSLIEQMLEAKKDLMLQHLFKRLDRYDLLVFDELGYIAQTQDGADLFFQLLSLRAERKSVLITTNLTFSEWDRVFINPLNTAAAIDRIIHKCETFNIKGPSWRAEEAKKRTKIKSTLTEKKIQTPIKTSS
- a CDS encoding IS21 family transposase; this translates as MITMDIFHKIRALDHLGENKSKIARELALDRKTVRKYLKSTAPPRYRPRSTPSRQDFFAEFENFVRGKIVIAPELSAGEIYALIRPRGYLGSERTIQRRMKSWCEAKPKERFFEQDYTPGEQAQFDFKESIELPFLSGPVIAHLHFGTLPFSNACVIKGFPHKTYECFIDGVHSFFEKIGGQTKNIRIDNLSPCVKRVRKDGGRDYTDAFNRAIKYYNFGVLPCSPGRGNEKGDVERDIQTWSRRFRNHINVHGIRFRDFSHLNAELEAFGEQEQSEIVTELLKTECGQLKSLLPRDEDVLCRVEKTRASPHGTVRVAKTTYSVADAWIGLECRVVAGAFETRITRKGSDVVVVHPRMSEGEHSIKLEHILKSLLRKPQAMIRWHHREILFPEKIFRDLYRRLKSQETHPGESEREFLRIMNLVHHTPLSEIQCALEIVLGQSVGVMSIFMEVKDLLLVERRPETLVIDLSARFGQTPISPNLKDYDQLIPSQQGVTR